The Mangifera indica cultivar Alphonso chromosome 8, CATAS_Mindica_2.1, whole genome shotgun sequence genome has a window encoding:
- the LOC123222311 gene encoding DExH-box ATP-dependent RNA helicase DExH17 isoform X5, with the protein MRPVKLSTKVFGYAPAKNDFLFEKRLQNYIFDILMQYSRGKSALVFCSTRKGAQEAAQQLTQTAMSFGYSNPFIRDREQQERLREASLSCSDKQMQSYILYGVGYHNGGLCLKDRSLIEGLFLKGDIQILCTTNTLAHGINLPAHTVVIKSTQHFNKEKCLYMEYDRSTILQMCGRAGRPPFNDTGTVIIMTRRDTVHLYENLLNGCEMVESQLLSCLTEHLTAEIVQLTVSDITRAIEWMKCSYLYVRMKKNPQNYAVRKVISKDRIEKHIQELCVQKVNELSSHQMIWADEDGFLLKPLEPGRLMTKYYLKFNTMKHIMQAQVNCSLEDGLHVICHAEEIAWIQLRRNEKKLLNDVNIDKDGQLRFHINGDKGKRKKRIQTREEKIFVLANDCLTGDPSVHDLSLTQDTNAICTTGCRIAKCMKEYFIYKKNYRGAVNSTVLAKSLYQKLWDDSPYLLKQLSGIGMVTAKALLSMGVKSFETLAEADPRRIEIVTGRKYPFGNHIKESLLALPPKVDVKVGEEKCQAQGMSKLVVILTRLSQSEQSTKRHYADMIVGTEEDNLILFHEKISRVDEFSSPYSISVFPPYPHQGKLTVKADLIFEEYIGIDIHQKLQLVKENNSPVNHKRGNKKPSFIPPPKEVCVEEEENKATIQKLHQKLNDERIDSSMPSFNLLDEEFGEVGKAASESEEDDCKIISEETIFKHIRDKAKNFPVLTASKVAHSSSTEPPLILTKKRSREKHLELSDVLDVPEETEINKFPQMTPKCHFSAGSLGTINLVDKSGGLLSHQEDGILKTLTEDTIFDHIRKKSKNFPICNFNLSSTTESKPLIQTNEDSSENQSEFRSGASEILYANSMITNKNKTSCTKMLSFDISMMKSNMRFGEPGNKMEVTKTQKHSPSASGRQCSPLAPTERSKDAHSFLGFKSVFSFL; encoded by the exons ATGAGGCCGGTAAAGTTATCTACAAAAGTCTTTG GTTATGCCCCAGCAAAAAATGATTTTCTATTTGAGAAG CGTCTTCAAAACTACATTTTTG ATATTCTGATGCAATATTCGAGAGGAAAATCTGCTCTGGTTTTTTGTTCAACTAGAAAAGGAGCACAAGAAGCTGCACAGCAACTCACACAGACAGCAATGAGCTTTGGTTATTCAAATCCATTTATTAGAGACCGTGAACAGCAGGAGAGGCTAAGAGAAGCTTCTCTATCATGTAGTGACAAACAAATGCAATCTTATATCCTATATGGAG TTGGTTACCACAATGGTGGACTTTGCTTGAAAGATCGCAGCCTCATTGAAGGACTTTTTCTTAAGGGAGATATTCAAATTCTGTGCACAACAAATACTCTTGCTCATGGAATTAACCTACCAGCACATACAGTAGTAATAAAATCAACACAGCACTT CAACAAGGAAAAATGTCTTTACATGGAATATGACCGATCCACCATACTGCAG ATGTGTGGAAGGGCAGGGCGGCCACCCTTCAATGACACAGGAACTGTAATAATAATGACAAGAAGAGATACT GTTCATCTGTATGAGAATCTCTTGAATGGATGTGAAATGGTGGAATCCCA GTTGCTTTCATGTTTGACAGAACACTTGACTGCAGAAATTGTTCAACTGACGGTTTCTGATATTACACGGGCAATTGAATGGATGAAGTGCTCATATTTGTATGTGAGAATGAAAAAG AACCCTCAAAATTATGCAGTTAGGAAAGTGATTTCCAAAGACCGTATAGAGAAGCACATCCAAG AACTCTGTGTTCAAAAAGTTAATGAGTTGTCAAGCCATCAAATGATCTGGGCCGATGAAGATGGTTTCCTCTTGAAACCGCTAG AGCCTGGAAGATTGATGACCAAATACTATTTGAAATTCAATACAATGAAGCACATTATGCAGGCCCAAGTAAACTGCAGTTTAGAAGATGGCCTCCATGTTATATGTCACGCTGAAGAGATTGCTT GGATACAACTTAGGCGTAATGAGAAGAAGCTTTTAAATGACGTAAACATCGACAAAGATGGCCAGCTTCGCTTTCACATTAATGGTGATAAAGGGAAGCGGAAAAAGCGTATTCAAACCAGAGAAGAGAAGATATTTGTTCTCGCAAATGATTGCTTGACTGGGGATCCTTCCGTTCATGATTTATCTCTGACTCAG GACACGAATGCTATTTGCACAACCGGGTGCAGAATTGCTAAGTGCATGAAAGAGTACTTCATATACAAAAAGAATTACAGAGGAGCTGTAAACTCCACCGTTCTTGCTAAATCGTTATATCAAAAACTCTGGGATGACAGTCCATATTTGCTGAAACAATTATCTGGGATTGGAATGGTGACCGCAAAG GCTCTACTCTCAATGGGAGTCAAATCATTTGAAACACTAGCTGAAGCTGATCCGAGAAGGATAGAAATAGTTACTGGTAGAAAATATCCATTTGGAAACCATATCAAGGAGTCTCTACTGGCTTTACCTCCAAAAGTTGATGTAAAGGTTGGAGAAGAAAAATGCCAGGCACAAGGAATGTCCAAGCTGGTAGTAATATTGACTAGGCTATCACAGTCTGAACAGTCTACCAAACGACATTATGCTGACATG ATTGTTGGTACAGAAGAGGATAATCTGATTCTCTTTCACGAAAAAATAAG CAGAGTTGATGAGTTCTCCAG CCCCTACAGCATTTCGGTTTTCCCACCATATCCCCATCAAGGGAAGCTGACTGTTAAAGCTGACCTTATTTTTGAAGAATACA TTGGTATTGATATACACCAGAAACTACAACTGGTTAAGGAGAATAATTCACCTGTGAATCACAAACGTGGAAATAAGAAGCCTTCCTTTATTCCTCCACCCAAGGAAGTATgtgtagaagaagaagaaaataaagccACAATCCAAAAACTGCACCAGAAGCTTAACGATGAAAGGATTGATAGTTCAAT GCCCAGTTTCAACCTTCTGGATGAGGAGTTTGGAGAAG TAGGTAAGGCAGCTAGTGAATCTGAAGAGGATGATTGCAAAATCATATCTGAGGAAACAATATTTAAACACATACGTGATAAAGCCAAGAATTTCCCTGTCTTGACTGCATCAAAGGTTGCCCATTCTTCATCAACAGAGCCACCTTTGATTCTCACAAAAAAGCGCTCTCGTGAGAAGCACCTTGAACTCTCTGATGTCTTAGATGTCCCAGAAGAAACAGAGATAAACAAATTTCCGCAAATGACTCCAAAGTGCCATTTTTCTGCTGGAAGCTTGGGAACCATAAACCTCGTGGATAAGTCAG GTGGGCTTCTATCTCACCAGGAAGATGGCATTTTGAAGACTTTAACTGAGGACACAATCTTTGATCACATACGGAAAAAGTCTAAGAATTTTCCAATATGCAACTTCAATCTATCAAGCACTACGGAGTCTAAGCCGCTGATTCAAACAAATGAAGACTCTTCGGAGAATCAGTCCGAGTTTCGCAGTGGTGCTTCTGAGATACTGTATGCAAATTCCATGATCACCAATAAAAATAAGACATCATGTACGAAAATGCTGTCCTTTGATATTTCAATGATGAAGAGCAACATGCGATTTGGAGAACCAGGAAACAAGATGGAGGTTACCAAGACGCAAAAGCATTCTCCAAGTGCATCAGGAAGGCAGTGCTCTCCATTGGCACCAACAGAGAGAAGCAAAGATGCACATTCATTTCTTGGGTTTAAGAGTGTCTTTTCATTTCTCTAG
- the LOC123222311 gene encoding DExH-box ATP-dependent RNA helicase DExH17 isoform X2, which produces MIARKPEMKSCPLGSVRFLAVSATIPNIEDLAEWLDVPVEGIKRFGEEMRPVKLSTKVFGYAPAKNDFLFEKRLQNYIFDILMQYSRGKSALVFCSTRKGAQEAAQQLTQTAMSFGYSNPFIRDREQQERLREASLSCSDKQMQSYILYGVGYHNGGLCLKDRSLIEGLFLKGDIQILCTTNTLAHGINLPAHTVVIKSTQHFNKEKCLYMEYDRSTILQMCGRAGRPPFNDTGTVIIMTRRDTVHLYENLLNGCEMVESQLLSCLTEHLTAEIVQLTVSDITRAIEWMKCSYLYVRMKKNPQNYAVRKVISKDRIEKHIQELCVQKVNELSSHQMIWADEDGFLLKPLEPGRLMTKYYLKFNTMKHIMQAQVNCSLEDGLHVICHAEEIAWIQLRRNEKKLLNDVNIDKDGQLRFHINGDKGKRKKRIQTREEKIFVLANDCLTGDPSVHDLSLTQDTNAICTTGCRIAKCMKEYFIYKKNYRGAVNSTVLAKSLYQKLWDDSPYLLKQLSGIGMVTAKALLSMGVKSFETLAEADPRRIEIVTGRKYPFGNHIKESLLALPPKVDVKVGEEKCQAQGMSKLVVILTRLSQSEQSTKRHYADMIVGTEEDNLILFHEKIRVDEFSSPYSISVFPPYPHQGKLTVKADLIFEEYIGIDIHQKLQLVKENNSPVNHKRGNKKPSFIPPPKEVCVEEEENKATIQKLHQKLNDERIDSSMPSFNLLDEEFGEGKAASESEEDDCKIISEETIFKHIRDKAKNFPVLTASKVAHSSSTEPPLILTKKRSREKHLELSDVLDVPEETEINKFPQMTPKCHFSAGSLGTINLVDKSGGLLSHQEDGILKTLTEDTIFDHIRKKSKNFPICNFNLSSTTESKPLIQTNEDSSENQSEFRSGASEILYANSMITNKNKTSCTKMLSFDISMMKSNMRFGEPGNKMEVTKTQKHSPSASGRQCSPLAPTERSKDAHSFLGFKSVFSFL; this is translated from the exons ATGATTGCACGTAAGCCTGAGATGAAATCATGTCCTCTGGGTAGTGTCCGCTTTCTGGCTGTGTCAGCCACAATTCCAAACATTGAGGACCTTG CGGAATGGCTTGATGTCCCTGTTGAAGGAATTAAAAG GTTTGGAGAAGAGATGAGGCCGGTAAAGTTATCTACAAAAGTCTTTG GTTATGCCCCAGCAAAAAATGATTTTCTATTTGAGAAG CGTCTTCAAAACTACATTTTTG ATATTCTGATGCAATATTCGAGAGGAAAATCTGCTCTGGTTTTTTGTTCAACTAGAAAAGGAGCACAAGAAGCTGCACAGCAACTCACACAGACAGCAATGAGCTTTGGTTATTCAAATCCATTTATTAGAGACCGTGAACAGCAGGAGAGGCTAAGAGAAGCTTCTCTATCATGTAGTGACAAACAAATGCAATCTTATATCCTATATGGAG TTGGTTACCACAATGGTGGACTTTGCTTGAAAGATCGCAGCCTCATTGAAGGACTTTTTCTTAAGGGAGATATTCAAATTCTGTGCACAACAAATACTCTTGCTCATGGAATTAACCTACCAGCACATACAGTAGTAATAAAATCAACACAGCACTT CAACAAGGAAAAATGTCTTTACATGGAATATGACCGATCCACCATACTGCAG ATGTGTGGAAGGGCAGGGCGGCCACCCTTCAATGACACAGGAACTGTAATAATAATGACAAGAAGAGATACT GTTCATCTGTATGAGAATCTCTTGAATGGATGTGAAATGGTGGAATCCCA GTTGCTTTCATGTTTGACAGAACACTTGACTGCAGAAATTGTTCAACTGACGGTTTCTGATATTACACGGGCAATTGAATGGATGAAGTGCTCATATTTGTATGTGAGAATGAAAAAG AACCCTCAAAATTATGCAGTTAGGAAAGTGATTTCCAAAGACCGTATAGAGAAGCACATCCAAG AACTCTGTGTTCAAAAAGTTAATGAGTTGTCAAGCCATCAAATGATCTGGGCCGATGAAGATGGTTTCCTCTTGAAACCGCTAG AGCCTGGAAGATTGATGACCAAATACTATTTGAAATTCAATACAATGAAGCACATTATGCAGGCCCAAGTAAACTGCAGTTTAGAAGATGGCCTCCATGTTATATGTCACGCTGAAGAGATTGCTT GGATACAACTTAGGCGTAATGAGAAGAAGCTTTTAAATGACGTAAACATCGACAAAGATGGCCAGCTTCGCTTTCACATTAATGGTGATAAAGGGAAGCGGAAAAAGCGTATTCAAACCAGAGAAGAGAAGATATTTGTTCTCGCAAATGATTGCTTGACTGGGGATCCTTCCGTTCATGATTTATCTCTGACTCAG GACACGAATGCTATTTGCACAACCGGGTGCAGAATTGCTAAGTGCATGAAAGAGTACTTCATATACAAAAAGAATTACAGAGGAGCTGTAAACTCCACCGTTCTTGCTAAATCGTTATATCAAAAACTCTGGGATGACAGTCCATATTTGCTGAAACAATTATCTGGGATTGGAATGGTGACCGCAAAG GCTCTACTCTCAATGGGAGTCAAATCATTTGAAACACTAGCTGAAGCTGATCCGAGAAGGATAGAAATAGTTACTGGTAGAAAATATCCATTTGGAAACCATATCAAGGAGTCTCTACTGGCTTTACCTCCAAAAGTTGATGTAAAGGTTGGAGAAGAAAAATGCCAGGCACAAGGAATGTCCAAGCTGGTAGTAATATTGACTAGGCTATCACAGTCTGAACAGTCTACCAAACGACATTATGCTGACATG ATTGTTGGTACAGAAGAGGATAATCTGATTCTCTTTCACGAAAAAATAAG AGTTGATGAGTTCTCCAG CCCCTACAGCATTTCGGTTTTCCCACCATATCCCCATCAAGGGAAGCTGACTGTTAAAGCTGACCTTATTTTTGAAGAATACA TTGGTATTGATATACACCAGAAACTACAACTGGTTAAGGAGAATAATTCACCTGTGAATCACAAACGTGGAAATAAGAAGCCTTCCTTTATTCCTCCACCCAAGGAAGTATgtgtagaagaagaagaaaataaagccACAATCCAAAAACTGCACCAGAAGCTTAACGATGAAAGGATTGATAGTTCAAT GCCCAGTTTCAACCTTCTGGATGAGGAGTTTGGAGAAG GTAAGGCAGCTAGTGAATCTGAAGAGGATGATTGCAAAATCATATCTGAGGAAACAATATTTAAACACATACGTGATAAAGCCAAGAATTTCCCTGTCTTGACTGCATCAAAGGTTGCCCATTCTTCATCAACAGAGCCACCTTTGATTCTCACAAAAAAGCGCTCTCGTGAGAAGCACCTTGAACTCTCTGATGTCTTAGATGTCCCAGAAGAAACAGAGATAAACAAATTTCCGCAAATGACTCCAAAGTGCCATTTTTCTGCTGGAAGCTTGGGAACCATAAACCTCGTGGATAAGTCAG GTGGGCTTCTATCTCACCAGGAAGATGGCATTTTGAAGACTTTAACTGAGGACACAATCTTTGATCACATACGGAAAAAGTCTAAGAATTTTCCAATATGCAACTTCAATCTATCAAGCACTACGGAGTCTAAGCCGCTGATTCAAACAAATGAAGACTCTTCGGAGAATCAGTCCGAGTTTCGCAGTGGTGCTTCTGAGATACTGTATGCAAATTCCATGATCACCAATAAAAATAAGACATCATGTACGAAAATGCTGTCCTTTGATATTTCAATGATGAAGAGCAACATGCGATTTGGAGAACCAGGAAACAAGATGGAGGTTACCAAGACGCAAAAGCATTCTCCAAGTGCATCAGGAAGGCAGTGCTCTCCATTGGCACCAACAGAGAGAAGCAAAGATGCACATTCATTTCTTGGGTTTAAGAGTGTCTTTTCATTTCTCTAG
- the LOC123222311 gene encoding DExH-box ATP-dependent RNA helicase DExH17 isoform X3: protein MTSDYKFTNCILTSPAEWLDVPVEGIKRFGEEMRPVKLSTKVFGYAPAKNDFLFEKRLQNYIFDILMQYSRGKSALVFCSTRKGAQEAAQQLTQTAMSFGYSNPFIRDREQQERLREASLSCSDKQMQSYILYGVGYHNGGLCLKDRSLIEGLFLKGDIQILCTTNTLAHGINLPAHTVVIKSTQHFNKEKCLYMEYDRSTILQMCGRAGRPPFNDTGTVIIMTRRDTVHLYENLLNGCEMVESQLLSCLTEHLTAEIVQLTVSDITRAIEWMKCSYLYVRMKKNPQNYAVRKVISKDRIEKHIQELCVQKVNELSSHQMIWADEDGFLLKPLEPGRLMTKYYLKFNTMKHIMQAQVNCSLEDGLHVICHAEEIAWIQLRRNEKKLLNDVNIDKDGQLRFHINGDKGKRKKRIQTREEKIFVLANDCLTGDPSVHDLSLTQDTNAICTTGCRIAKCMKEYFIYKKNYRGAVNSTVLAKSLYQKLWDDSPYLLKQLSGIGMVTAKALLSMGVKSFETLAEADPRRIEIVTGRKYPFGNHIKESLLALPPKVDVKVGEEKCQAQGMSKLVVILTRLSQSEQSTKRHYADMIVGTEEDNLILFHEKISRVDEFSSPYSISVFPPYPHQGKLTVKADLIFEEYIGIDIHQKLQLVKENNSPVNHKRGNKKPSFIPPPKEVCVEEEENKATIQKLHQKLNDERIDSSMPSFNLLDEEFGEVGKAASESEEDDCKIISEETIFKHIRDKAKNFPVLTASKVAHSSSTEPPLILTKKRSREKHLELSDVLDVPEETEINKFPQMTPKCHFSAGSLGTINLVDKSGGLLSHQEDGILKTLTEDTIFDHIRKKSKNFPICNFNLSSTTESKPLIQTNEDSSENQSEFRSGASEILYANSMITNKNKTSCTKMLSFDISMMKSNMRFGEPGNKMEVTKTQKHSPSASGRQCSPLAPTERSKDAHSFLGFKSVFSFL from the exons ATGACAAGTGATTATAAATTTACTAACTGCATATTAACAAGTCCAGCGGAATGGCTTGATGTCCCTGTTGAAGGAATTAAAAG GTTTGGAGAAGAGATGAGGCCGGTAAAGTTATCTACAAAAGTCTTTG GTTATGCCCCAGCAAAAAATGATTTTCTATTTGAGAAG CGTCTTCAAAACTACATTTTTG ATATTCTGATGCAATATTCGAGAGGAAAATCTGCTCTGGTTTTTTGTTCAACTAGAAAAGGAGCACAAGAAGCTGCACAGCAACTCACACAGACAGCAATGAGCTTTGGTTATTCAAATCCATTTATTAGAGACCGTGAACAGCAGGAGAGGCTAAGAGAAGCTTCTCTATCATGTAGTGACAAACAAATGCAATCTTATATCCTATATGGAG TTGGTTACCACAATGGTGGACTTTGCTTGAAAGATCGCAGCCTCATTGAAGGACTTTTTCTTAAGGGAGATATTCAAATTCTGTGCACAACAAATACTCTTGCTCATGGAATTAACCTACCAGCACATACAGTAGTAATAAAATCAACACAGCACTT CAACAAGGAAAAATGTCTTTACATGGAATATGACCGATCCACCATACTGCAG ATGTGTGGAAGGGCAGGGCGGCCACCCTTCAATGACACAGGAACTGTAATAATAATGACAAGAAGAGATACT GTTCATCTGTATGAGAATCTCTTGAATGGATGTGAAATGGTGGAATCCCA GTTGCTTTCATGTTTGACAGAACACTTGACTGCAGAAATTGTTCAACTGACGGTTTCTGATATTACACGGGCAATTGAATGGATGAAGTGCTCATATTTGTATGTGAGAATGAAAAAG AACCCTCAAAATTATGCAGTTAGGAAAGTGATTTCCAAAGACCGTATAGAGAAGCACATCCAAG AACTCTGTGTTCAAAAAGTTAATGAGTTGTCAAGCCATCAAATGATCTGGGCCGATGAAGATGGTTTCCTCTTGAAACCGCTAG AGCCTGGAAGATTGATGACCAAATACTATTTGAAATTCAATACAATGAAGCACATTATGCAGGCCCAAGTAAACTGCAGTTTAGAAGATGGCCTCCATGTTATATGTCACGCTGAAGAGATTGCTT GGATACAACTTAGGCGTAATGAGAAGAAGCTTTTAAATGACGTAAACATCGACAAAGATGGCCAGCTTCGCTTTCACATTAATGGTGATAAAGGGAAGCGGAAAAAGCGTATTCAAACCAGAGAAGAGAAGATATTTGTTCTCGCAAATGATTGCTTGACTGGGGATCCTTCCGTTCATGATTTATCTCTGACTCAG GACACGAATGCTATTTGCACAACCGGGTGCAGAATTGCTAAGTGCATGAAAGAGTACTTCATATACAAAAAGAATTACAGAGGAGCTGTAAACTCCACCGTTCTTGCTAAATCGTTATATCAAAAACTCTGGGATGACAGTCCATATTTGCTGAAACAATTATCTGGGATTGGAATGGTGACCGCAAAG GCTCTACTCTCAATGGGAGTCAAATCATTTGAAACACTAGCTGAAGCTGATCCGAGAAGGATAGAAATAGTTACTGGTAGAAAATATCCATTTGGAAACCATATCAAGGAGTCTCTACTGGCTTTACCTCCAAAAGTTGATGTAAAGGTTGGAGAAGAAAAATGCCAGGCACAAGGAATGTCCAAGCTGGTAGTAATATTGACTAGGCTATCACAGTCTGAACAGTCTACCAAACGACATTATGCTGACATG ATTGTTGGTACAGAAGAGGATAATCTGATTCTCTTTCACGAAAAAATAAG CAGAGTTGATGAGTTCTCCAG CCCCTACAGCATTTCGGTTTTCCCACCATATCCCCATCAAGGGAAGCTGACTGTTAAAGCTGACCTTATTTTTGAAGAATACA TTGGTATTGATATACACCAGAAACTACAACTGGTTAAGGAGAATAATTCACCTGTGAATCACAAACGTGGAAATAAGAAGCCTTCCTTTATTCCTCCACCCAAGGAAGTATgtgtagaagaagaagaaaataaagccACAATCCAAAAACTGCACCAGAAGCTTAACGATGAAAGGATTGATAGTTCAAT GCCCAGTTTCAACCTTCTGGATGAGGAGTTTGGAGAAG TAGGTAAGGCAGCTAGTGAATCTGAAGAGGATGATTGCAAAATCATATCTGAGGAAACAATATTTAAACACATACGTGATAAAGCCAAGAATTTCCCTGTCTTGACTGCATCAAAGGTTGCCCATTCTTCATCAACAGAGCCACCTTTGATTCTCACAAAAAAGCGCTCTCGTGAGAAGCACCTTGAACTCTCTGATGTCTTAGATGTCCCAGAAGAAACAGAGATAAACAAATTTCCGCAAATGACTCCAAAGTGCCATTTTTCTGCTGGAAGCTTGGGAACCATAAACCTCGTGGATAAGTCAG GTGGGCTTCTATCTCACCAGGAAGATGGCATTTTGAAGACTTTAACTGAGGACACAATCTTTGATCACATACGGAAAAAGTCTAAGAATTTTCCAATATGCAACTTCAATCTATCAAGCACTACGGAGTCTAAGCCGCTGATTCAAACAAATGAAGACTCTTCGGAGAATCAGTCCGAGTTTCGCAGTGGTGCTTCTGAGATACTGTATGCAAATTCCATGATCACCAATAAAAATAAGACATCATGTACGAAAATGCTGTCCTTTGATATTTCAATGATGAAGAGCAACATGCGATTTGGAGAACCAGGAAACAAGATGGAGGTTACCAAGACGCAAAAGCATTCTCCAAGTGCATCAGGAAGGCAGTGCTCTCCATTGGCACCAACAGAGAGAAGCAAAGATGCACATTCATTTCTTGGGTTTAAGAGTGTCTTTTCATTTCTCTAG